One genomic segment of Streptomyces sp. NBC_00239 includes these proteins:
- the npdG gene encoding NADPH-dependent F420 reductase codes for MTSTDSASAGAAPQQPAEAPAKAPAKDPWELPDVSGLIVGVLGGTGDQGRGLAYRLARAGQKVIIGSRAADRAQAAAAELGLGVEGADNAECARRSDIVIIAVPWDGHAKTLESLREELTGKLVVDCVNPLGFDKQGAYALKPEEGSAAQQAAALLPDSRVTAAFHHLSAVLLQDESIDEIDTDVMVLGEVRADTDLVQALAARIPGMRGVFAGRLRNAHQVESLVANLISVNRRYKAHAGLRVTDV; via the coding sequence ATGACTTCCACCGACAGCGCCTCCGCCGGCGCCGCCCCCCAGCAGCCGGCCGAGGCCCCCGCGAAGGCCCCCGCGAAGGACCCCTGGGAGCTCCCCGACGTCTCCGGCCTGATCGTCGGCGTCCTCGGCGGCACCGGCGACCAGGGCCGGGGCCTCGCGTACCGGCTGGCCCGGGCCGGCCAGAAGGTGATCATCGGCTCCCGCGCCGCCGACCGCGCGCAGGCCGCCGCCGCCGAGCTCGGCCTCGGCGTCGAGGGCGCCGACAACGCCGAATGCGCCCGCCGCAGCGACATCGTGATCATCGCCGTGCCGTGGGACGGCCACGCCAAGACCCTCGAATCGCTGCGCGAGGAGCTCACCGGCAAGCTCGTCGTCGACTGCGTCAACCCGCTCGGCTTCGACAAGCAGGGCGCCTACGCCCTCAAGCCCGAGGAGGGCAGCGCCGCCCAGCAGGCCGCCGCCCTGCTCCCGGACTCCCGCGTCACCGCGGCCTTCCACCACCTCTCGGCGGTCCTGCTCCAGGACGAGTCGATCGACGAGATCGACACCGACGTGATGGTGCTCGGCGAGGTCCGCGCCGACACCGACCTGGTCCAGGCCCTGGCCGCCCGCATCCCCGGCATGCGGGGCGTCTTCGCGGGCCGTCTGCGCAACGCCCACCAGGTCGAGTCCCTCGTGGCGAACCTGATCTCCGTCAACCGCCGCTACAAGGCCCACGCAGGCCTCCGCGTCACCGACGTCTGA
- the efeB gene encoding iron uptake transporter deferrochelatase/peroxidase subunit, which yields MSEKPEQPENAGTAVDAGTAGAPAGSAAAPSRRSVLGWGGAGLALGAAAAGGSVAALTGGSDPVPAALTGAAVPFHGAHQAGIATAVQDRLHFASFDVKTKDRAELVALLKEWTRAAERMAAGLPVGEGAVGGLPEAPPDDTGEALGLKPSRLTLTVGFGASLFAKGRFGLEDRRPDALVDLELFPGDNLDPNRSGGDICVQACADDPQVAVHAIRQLARIGFGKVVMRWSQLGFGKTSSTTPDEQTPRNMMGFRDGTRNVSGTDTEALEKHVWVSPKDAPGASAWMAGGSYLVARRIRMNIETWDRTPLQEQEDIFGRDKAEGAPVGKSKERDEPFLKAMKPEAHVRLAHPDTNDGATILRRGYSFTDGTDGLGRLDAGLFFLAYQRDVRKGFIPVQRRLARHDVLNEYIQHVGSALFAVPPGVRDTGDWWGRALFS from the coding sequence ATGTCCGAGAAGCCTGAACAGCCCGAGAACGCCGGGACCGCAGTGGACGCCGGGACCGCCGGCGCGCCTGCCGGGTCCGCTGCTGCACCCTCGCGCCGGTCCGTGCTGGGCTGGGGCGGCGCGGGCCTCGCGCTCGGCGCCGCCGCCGCGGGCGGTTCGGTGGCCGCCCTCACCGGCGGCTCCGACCCGGTGCCCGCCGCCCTGACGGGTGCCGCGGTGCCCTTCCACGGCGCGCACCAGGCCGGGATCGCCACCGCGGTCCAGGACCGGCTGCACTTCGCCTCGTTCGACGTGAAGACCAAGGACCGCGCCGAGCTGGTGGCGCTCCTGAAGGAGTGGACGCGGGCCGCCGAGCGGATGGCCGCGGGCCTGCCGGTCGGCGAGGGCGCGGTCGGCGGTCTGCCGGAGGCCCCGCCGGACGACACCGGCGAGGCCCTCGGCCTCAAGCCGTCCCGGCTGACGCTGACGGTCGGTTTCGGCGCCTCGCTGTTCGCGAAGGGCCGGTTCGGCCTGGAGGACCGGCGGCCGGACGCGCTGGTCGACCTGGAGCTGTTCCCGGGCGACAACCTGGACCCGAACCGCTCCGGCGGCGACATCTGCGTGCAGGCGTGCGCGGACGACCCGCAGGTCGCGGTGCACGCGATCCGCCAGCTGGCCCGCATCGGCTTCGGCAAGGTCGTGATGCGCTGGTCGCAGCTCGGCTTCGGCAAGACCTCCTCGACCACGCCGGACGAGCAGACCCCCCGCAACATGATGGGCTTCAGGGACGGCACCCGGAACGTCTCGGGCACCGACACCGAGGCCCTGGAGAAGCACGTCTGGGTCTCCCCCAAGGACGCCCCGGGCGCCTCGGCGTGGATGGCGGGCGGCTCGTACCTGGTGGCCCGCCGGATCCGGATGAACATCGAGACGTGGGACCGCACTCCGCTCCAGGAGCAGGAGGACATCTTCGGCCGGGACAAGGCCGAGGGCGCGCCGGTCGGCAAGTCCAAGGAGCGCGACGAGCCGTTCCTGAAGGCGATGAAGCCGGAGGCGCACGTCCGTCTCGCGCACCCGGACACCAACGACGGCGCCACCATCCTGCGCCGCGGCTACTCCTTCACGGACGGCACCGACGGCCTGGGCCGGCTCGACGCTGGCCTGTTCTTCCTCGCGTACCAGCGCGACGTGCGCAAGGGCTTCATCCCGGTGCAGCGCCGGCTGGCCCGCCACGACGTACTGAACGAATACATCCAGCACGTGGGTTCGGCACTCTTCGCCGTCCCGCCGGGCGTCCGCGACACGGGCGACTGGTGGGGCCGGGCGCTGTTCTCGTAG
- a CDS encoding PhzF family phenazine biosynthesis protein, producing the protein MNDLDVLRVFCAANGRHGNLLAVVRDGRTCPDLASRQALAAELGFSETVFVDDPERGVVDIHSPGLRMPFAGHPLVGVAWLLDVEELNPPVGEVWARDDGEFTWITVRADWVEGKRTRQYASAAEVVALPGPPPGEGWLYAWAWEDEAAGRVRARGFPRRPHTCGRTDGSCGGGACPGIITEDEATGSAALLLTAELNRALNIVQGAGSQILTAPGPDGTIEIGGRVRFAPAGQDAGS; encoded by the coding sequence GTGAATGATCTCGACGTGCTCCGGGTGTTCTGCGCGGCCAACGGCCGCCACGGCAATCTGCTGGCCGTCGTACGCGACGGCCGCACCTGCCCCGACCTCGCCTCCCGCCAAGCGCTCGCCGCCGAACTCGGCTTCAGCGAAACGGTGTTCGTGGACGACCCCGAACGCGGTGTCGTCGACATCCACAGCCCCGGCCTGCGGATGCCCTTCGCGGGCCATCCGCTGGTCGGGGTCGCCTGGCTGCTGGACGTCGAGGAGCTCAACCCGCCGGTGGGCGAGGTGTGGGCGCGCGACGACGGCGAGTTCACCTGGATCACGGTCCGCGCCGACTGGGTCGAGGGCAAGCGGACCCGGCAGTACGCGAGCGCCGCCGAGGTGGTGGCGCTGCCCGGCCCCCCGCCCGGCGAGGGGTGGCTCTACGCCTGGGCCTGGGAGGACGAGGCCGCGGGCCGGGTCCGCGCCCGCGGCTTCCCGCGCCGCCCGCACACCTGCGGCCGTACGGACGGCTCCTGCGGCGGCGGGGCCTGCCCCGGGATCATCACCGAGGACGAGGCCACCGGTTCGGCGGCGCTGCTGCTGACGGCCGAACTGAACCGCGCCCTGAACATCGTCCAGGGCGCGGGCTCGCAGATCCTCACGGCACCCGGACCCGACGGCACGATCGAGATCGGCGGCCGGGTCCGCTTCGCCCCCGCGGGGCAGGACGCCGGGAGCTGA
- a CDS encoding biliverdin-producing heme oxygenase gives MDAFSTVIRVASHEQHTEAETSTFMTDLLGGRLGVAAYTRYTEQLWFVYRALEDAAEALRADPVAGPFIQPELMRVAELERDLAHLRGPDWRETAVALPATEAYAARIAHCAAHWPGGYIAHHYTRYLGDLSGGQIIRDKAERTWGFDRKGDGVRFYVFEAVANPAAFKRGYRELLDAVPVDDLEKQRIVDECKRAFDFNGAVFRELGAEFPLSA, from the coding sequence TTGGACGCCTTCTCTACGGTCATCCGCGTCGCCTCGCACGAGCAGCACACCGAGGCGGAGACCTCGACCTTCATGACGGACCTGCTCGGCGGCAGACTCGGCGTGGCCGCGTACACCCGCTACACCGAGCAGCTGTGGTTCGTGTACCGGGCGCTGGAGGACGCGGCCGAGGCCCTGCGCGCCGACCCGGTCGCGGGCCCCTTCATCCAGCCGGAGCTGATGCGGGTTGCCGAGCTGGAACGCGACCTCGCGCACCTGCGGGGCCCCGACTGGCGCGAGACGGCCGTGGCGCTGCCGGCCACCGAGGCGTACGCGGCACGGATAGCGCACTGTGCGGCGCACTGGCCGGGCGGCTACATCGCCCACCACTACACCCGCTACCTGGGCGACCTCTCGGGCGGCCAGATCATCCGGGACAAGGCCGAGCGCACCTGGGGCTTCGACCGCAAGGGCGACGGCGTGCGCTTCTACGTGTTCGAAGCCGTCGCCAACCCGGCCGCGTTCAAGCGGGGTTACCGCGAGCTGCTGGACGCGGTGCCGGTGGACGACCTGGAGAAGCAGCGGATCGTCGACGAGTGCAAGCGCGCCTTCGACTTCAACGGCGCGGTCTTCCGCGAACTCGGCGCGGAGTTCCCGCTGAGCGCGTGA
- the map gene encoding type I methionyl aminopeptidase, producing the protein MSGQSLLVPGELSPARSVPGNIRRPEYVGKPSPTPYTGPEVQSAETIEAMRIAGRIAAQAMEEAAKLIAPGVTTDELDRVAHAYMCDHGAYPSTLGYRGFPKSLCASVNEVICHGIPDSTVLRDGDIVNLDVTAYIGGVHGDNNATYLCGDVDEESRLLVERTRESLNRAIKAVKPGRQINVIGRVIESYAKRFGYGVVRDFTGHGINSSFHSGLIIPHYDSPHATTVIQPGMTFTIEPMLTLGTHEYDMWEDGWTVVTKDRKRTAQFEHTLVVTATGAEILTLP; encoded by the coding sequence ATGTCTGGCCAGTCGCTGCTCGTACCAGGGGAGCTCTCTCCCGCCCGTTCCGTCCCCGGCAACATCCGCCGGCCCGAGTACGTGGGCAAGCCCTCGCCCACTCCGTACACCGGACCGGAGGTGCAGTCGGCCGAGACGATCGAGGCGATGCGCATCGCCGGCCGGATCGCCGCGCAGGCGATGGAGGAGGCCGCCAAGCTGATCGCCCCCGGGGTGACCACCGACGAGCTCGACCGGGTCGCCCACGCCTACATGTGCGACCACGGCGCCTACCCGTCGACGCTCGGCTACCGGGGCTTCCCCAAGTCGCTGTGCGCCTCCGTCAACGAGGTCATCTGCCACGGCATCCCGGACTCGACCGTCCTGCGCGACGGCGACATCGTCAACCTCGACGTGACGGCGTACATCGGCGGCGTGCACGGCGACAACAACGCCACCTACCTGTGCGGTGACGTGGACGAGGAGTCGCGGCTGCTCGTGGAGCGCACCCGCGAGTCCCTGAACCGGGCGATCAAGGCGGTCAAGCCGGGCCGCCAGATCAACGTCATCGGCCGGGTCATCGAGTCGTACGCGAAGCGCTTCGGGTACGGCGTGGTCCGGGACTTCACCGGCCACGGCATCAACTCGTCGTTCCACTCCGGCCTGATCATCCCGCACTACGACAGCCCGCACGCGACCACCGTCATCCAGCCCGGCATGACCTTCACCATCGAGCCGATGCTGACGCTGGGCACCCACGAGTACGACATGTGGGAGGACGGCTGGACCGTGGTCACCAAGGACCGGAAGCGGACCGCGCAGTTCGAGCACACGCTCGTGGTGACGGCGACCGGCGCCGAGATCCTCACGCTGCCGTGA
- a CDS encoding site-2 protease family protein: protein MGGQTRHSDRRVSPVFLGITAVMAVTGWAVWTEFASSTGFAVFLFVTSAWVVSLCLHEYAHARTALHGGDISVGAKGYLTLNPLKYTHALLSIVLPVVFVIMGGIGLPGGAVFIERGRIQGRWKHSLISAAGPLTNVLFALVCTAPFWLDALDGVPFAFRFALGFLALLQITAAILNFLPVPGLDGYGVIEPWLSYKVRRQVEPYAQFGLLAVFVVLFIPEVNEVFFDAVHGLLRGLGVSDLESYCGRDLYRFWQETNPVCEELSS, encoded by the coding sequence ATGGGTGGACAGACGCGTCACAGTGACCGACGGGTGAGCCCCGTCTTCCTCGGCATCACCGCCGTCATGGCGGTCACGGGGTGGGCGGTGTGGACGGAGTTCGCGTCGAGCACCGGCTTCGCCGTTTTCCTGTTCGTCACGTCGGCGTGGGTGGTGTCGCTGTGCCTGCACGAGTACGCGCACGCCCGTACCGCGCTGCACGGCGGGGACATCTCGGTCGGCGCCAAGGGCTATCTGACGCTCAATCCGCTGAAGTACACGCACGCGCTGCTCAGCATCGTGCTGCCGGTGGTGTTCGTGATCATGGGTGGCATCGGCCTGCCCGGCGGCGCGGTGTTCATCGAACGCGGCCGGATCCAGGGCCGCTGGAAGCACAGCCTGATCTCGGCCGCGGGCCCGCTGACGAACGTGCTGTTCGCTCTGGTGTGCACCGCGCCGTTCTGGCTGGACGCCCTGGACGGGGTGCCGTTCGCGTTCCGCTTCGCCCTGGGCTTCCTGGCGCTGCTCCAGATCACGGCCGCGATCCTGAATTTCCTGCCGGTTCCGGGCCTGGACGGCTACGGCGTGATCGAGCCGTGGCTGTCGTACAAGGTGCGGCGGCAGGTCGAGCCGTACGCGCAGTTCGGCCTGCTGGCCGTGTTCGTGGTGCTCTTCATCCCCGAGGTGAACGAGGTGTTCTTCGACGCGGTCCACGGACTGCTGCGCGGCCTCGGCGTGAGCGACCTGGAGTCGTACTGCGGTCGCGACCTGTACCGGTTCTGGCAGGAGACCAACCCGGTGTGCGAGGAGCTCAGCTCGTGA
- the efeU gene encoding iron uptake transporter permease EfeU, translated as MFSNYLIGLREGLEASLVVCILVAYLVKTGHKGRLPALWAGVGIACALSLGFGAVLTWGTHELTFKAQELIGGSLSIISVGLVTWMVFWMKRTARHLKAELHGKLDAALAMGTGALVATAFLAVGREGIETSLFVWGSVRAAGDGNAPLTGALLGIASAVVLGWLFYRGALKINLAKFFTWTGGMLVVVAAGVLAYGVHDLQEADFVGGLQDKAFDISATIPPDSWYGTLLKGTFNFQPDPTVLQVTVWALYLVPALALFLAPVGFGRRSVGAKGQKSSHEQAEAVGGHDGGTDGAGVDGERVHDGAGRGNPGTDGVQG; from the coding sequence GTGTTCAGCAATTATCTGATCGGCCTGCGCGAGGGGCTCGAGGCCAGCCTCGTCGTCTGCATCCTCGTCGCCTACCTGGTCAAGACCGGCCACAAGGGCCGGCTGCCGGCCCTCTGGGCGGGCGTGGGCATCGCCTGCGCCCTCAGCCTGGGCTTCGGCGCGGTGCTGACCTGGGGCACCCACGAGCTCACGTTCAAGGCGCAGGAGCTGATCGGCGGCAGTCTGTCGATCATCTCGGTGGGCCTGGTGACGTGGATGGTCTTCTGGATGAAGCGCACCGCGCGGCACCTGAAGGCCGAACTGCACGGCAAGCTGGACGCGGCGCTGGCCATGGGCACGGGCGCGCTGGTCGCCACCGCGTTCCTGGCCGTCGGCCGGGAGGGCATCGAGACCTCGCTGTTCGTGTGGGGTTCGGTGCGGGCGGCGGGCGACGGCAACGCGCCGCTGACCGGGGCGCTGCTCGGCATCGCCTCCGCGGTCGTGCTGGGCTGGCTGTTCTACCGCGGCGCGCTGAAGATCAATCTGGCCAAGTTCTTCACGTGGACCGGCGGGATGCTGGTCGTCGTCGCCGCGGGTGTGCTCGCGTACGGCGTGCACGATCTGCAGGAGGCGGACTTCGTCGGCGGCCTGCAGGACAAGGCGTTCGACATCAGCGCCACGATCCCGCCGGACAGCTGGTACGGGACGCTGCTGAAGGGCACGTTCAACTTCCAGCCGGACCCGACCGTGCTCCAGGTGACGGTGTGGGCGCTCTACCTGGTCCCGGCGCTCGCCCTGTTCCTGGCCCCGGTAGGGTTCGGACGGCGATCGGTGGGGGCGAAGGGGCAGAAGAGTAGCCATGAGCAGGCTGAGGCAGTCGGCGGTCATGACGGCGGCACTGACGGTGCTGGCGTTGACGGCGAGCGGGTGCACGACGGTGCGGGGCGAGGAAACCCCGGTACCGACGGCGTCCAGGGCTGA
- the efeO gene encoding iron uptake system protein EfeO, whose translation MRPARFSVVTAAATVAALTALTGCAEKSDGKGDGAITVTATDKSCEVSKTEFPSGHVQLAVENKGSKVTEVYVLFPDGRIVTERENIGPGTKATITAEIKAGDYEIACKPGMKGDGIRQQVKATGGAAPAKRSPELDAAVAAYRTYVQQQADETMPKVKVFTDAVKAGDIEAAKKAYADSRIGWERTEPVAESFGDIDPKVDVREDGLEAGQAWTGWHKLEKALWQDKKIGDAEKKLADTLLADLTDWNKRVGKAEITPTSMANGAKELLDEVATGKVTGEEERYSHTDLVDFQANVEGAREAFTLLEPVVKVKDPALAKQLNTEFNALFDLLEKHRVGKDEFSFVSYDKVSQADRKVLSDGVNALAEPLSKLAAAVAK comes from the coding sequence ATGCGACCCGCCCGCTTCTCCGTCGTCACCGCAGCCGCCACCGTGGCCGCACTGACCGCCCTCACCGGTTGCGCCGAGAAGAGCGACGGCAAGGGCGACGGCGCCATCACGGTCACCGCCACGGACAAGTCCTGCGAGGTCTCCAAGACGGAGTTCCCCTCCGGCCACGTCCAGCTGGCCGTGGAGAACAAGGGCTCCAAGGTCACCGAGGTCTACGTGCTCTTCCCGGACGGCCGCATCGTCACCGAGCGCGAGAACATCGGCCCGGGCACCAAGGCCACCATCACCGCCGAGATCAAGGCGGGCGACTACGAGATCGCCTGCAAGCCCGGCATGAAGGGCGACGGCATCCGCCAGCAGGTCAAGGCCACCGGCGGCGCCGCGCCTGCCAAGCGCAGCCCGGAGCTGGACGCGGCGGTCGCCGCGTACCGCACGTACGTGCAGCAGCAGGCCGACGAGACCATGCCGAAGGTCAAGGTCTTCACCGACGCCGTCAAGGCGGGCGACATCGAGGCCGCGAAGAAGGCGTACGCCGACTCGCGCATCGGCTGGGAGCGCACCGAGCCGGTCGCCGAGTCCTTCGGCGACATCGACCCGAAGGTCGACGTCCGCGAGGACGGCCTGGAGGCCGGCCAGGCGTGGACCGGCTGGCACAAGCTGGAGAAGGCCCTCTGGCAGGACAAGAAGATCGGCGACGCCGAGAAGAAGCTCGCCGACACCCTCCTCGCCGACCTGACCGACTGGAACAAGCGCGTCGGCAAGGCCGAGATCACCCCCACCTCGATGGCCAACGGCGCCAAGGAGCTCCTCGACGAGGTCGCCACCGGCAAGGTCACCGGTGAGGAAGAGCGCTACAGCCACACCGACCTCGTCGACTTCCAGGCCAACGTCGAAGGTGCGCGCGAGGCGTTCACCCTGCTGGAGCCGGTCGTGAAGGTGAAGGACCCGGCGCTCGCCAAGCAGCTGAACACCGAGTTCAACGCCCTGTTCGACCTGCTGGAGAAGCACCGCGTCGGCAAGGACGAGTTCTCCTTCGTCTCCTACGACAAGGTCTCCCAGGCCGACCGCAAGGTGCTCTCGGACGGCGTCAACGCGCTGGCCGAGCCGCTGTCCAAGCTCGCTGCCGCGGTCGCCAAGTAG